TCGAAAGTTTGACCGTTGCGCCCACTGACGATCCCACGCTATCGCGCATGACCATTCAAACGGTCGGCGACGAAAAAGCGTTGGAGCAGATAGAGAAACAACTGCATAAGCTGGTGGATGTCCTACGCGTGAGCGAACTGGGGCAGGGTTCTCACGTTGAGCGTGAAATCATGCTGGTGAAACTGCAGGCCACGGGCTATGGCCGAGAAGAGGTCAAACGTTGCGCGGAGATTTTCCGTGGGCAGATTGTCGATGT
This window of the Brenneria goodwinii genome carries:
- the ilvN gene encoding acetolactate synthase small subunit; the protein is MRRILSVLLENESGALSRVVGLFSQRGYNIESLTVAPTDDPTLSRMTIQTVGDEKALEQIEKQLHKLVDVLRVSELGQGSHVEREIMLVKLQATGYGREEVKRCAEIFRGQIVDVTTSLYTVQLAGTSDKLDAFLNAVREVAEIVEVARSGIVGVSRGDKIMR